One Cellulomonas sp. WB94 genomic window, CCGCCCCCGATCTCCGTCGCACAGCCGGGTCGCGAACGCGAGCAGCGCCGCAGCGTGCGCGTCGTGCAGCTCCCGCAGCGTGTCGGCTTCCAACCGGGTGCGACCCACACCTGTCACCACGTGCGGACGCGGTCTGCGGTTCACCATGGTGCTGAGCACGATCCGGGCGGGTGGGGCTGAACCGGGCGACCCGCCCGCGCGTGGAGAGGGTACGGACGACGAGGCTGGGGGAGGTGCGCGATGACGCGACAGGTGGCAGTCGGGACAGGGACGCGGTCGCAGGTGCTGCGCGGGCTCGTCGCGGCGTGCGTGCTGCTCTCCGCCGTCGTGCACCTCGACCTCTGGGTCGGGGGCATGCGGTCGTTGTCGGTCATCGGACCCGCCTTCCTCGTCAACGTCGTCGCCGGCGTCGTGATCGGGCTCGCTGTCCTCATCTTCGCGCGCCCGGAGCCGTTGCTGCTCGCTGCGGGCTTCGGGATCGCGACCCTCGGGGCGTTCGTGGTCTCCACGCTGCCGTCCGGGCTGTTCGGGGTGCACGAGACGTGGACGTGGGCGCCCGCGCTGCTCGCGGCGGTGTCCGAGGTCGGCGCGATCCTGCTCGCCGGTGCGGCGCTGCTGGTCGAGCGTCGCGCTACAGCTCGCCCTGGCGCTGCAGGAACCGCATGGACAACCAGCCGATCGGGATCCGCAGCCAGTAGGTCAGCACGCGGAACAGGATCGTGACCGACGCCGCGATACCGGGGTTGACCGCGCCGATGCTCGACAGCAGCGCGATGAGCGTTGCCTCGATCGTGCCGACTCCGCCGGGAATCGGGACGATCGCGCCGATCGAGTTGCCCGCGAGGTAGATGAGCGCGACCTGCACGATCGACAGGTGCTGGTCGAACGCGAGCAGGCTCGCCTGGAACGCGAGCACGTAGCCCATCGTCATCAGGACGTTGCCGCCGAGGGCGAGCAGGAGCCGCCGCGGCTGCCCGACGACCTCGATGAGCCGCGGCCACGTCTGCCGGAGCATCGGCAGCGTCTTGCGCGAGATCCACTTGCGGACCGGCGGGACGAGCATCGCGGCAGCCACGAGCGCGGCGACCAGGCCGATCGCGAAGAGCATCGTGGGGGTGACGGTGAACTTGGTCGCCTCGTTGGTGCCCGACGCGATCGAGAGCACGATCAGCAGCGCGACGGTGACGATGAACTGGGAGACCTGGACGAGCGCGACCGTCGCCGCGGCGAGCGACGCGGACACCCCGCGTCGGGTGAGCAGCCGCAGGTTGAGCGCGGCGGGGCCGATCCCGGCCGGCGCGGCGAGGGCGACGAACGTGGCGGCCGACTGCGTGAGGGTCGCGCGCCACACCGGGATCTTCACGGGCGCGAACGCGACGAGGGCGAGCGACGCACCGACGAGGGTCACGAGCCCGAGGCCGAACGACACCACGCTCCAGCGCAAGTCGCTCTGCTGGAGCGCCTCGGTGATCTGGCGGACGTTGATCGTCGTGAGCACGACGACCAGCGCGCCGAGCGTGATGAGGATCGTCAGCAGCGTCCGGGCGCCGAACCGCACGAGGCGCTCGGGCTCGATGTCGGCCTCGGGCAGCCGCTCGACCAGCGCCGACCGCAGCTCGGCCAGCACCTCCTTGTGGGTGCGCATCTCGTCGCGCGTGCGTCGGGGGAGCCCGATCGTCTGCAGCAGCGGGCCGACGGCGGCGATGTCGTCGTCGGGCAGCACGGCGCCCGCGGACGCGAGCGCGCGGGTCGCGCCGACGCGCAGGGCCAGCAGCGCGACGAGCGCGGTCACGTCCATGCGCCGGGCCAGCTCGGACGACGCGACGTCGCCCTGGTCCCAGCCGACGAGCCAGACGACGGGCTGGCCGAGCAGCTCCTGGACCAGGATGACGTCGCTGGTCAGCGCGCGGTGGGCGATGCCGGCGTCATGCGCGAGCTGTAGCTGCGCCCAGATCTCCCGCAGCAGCGCATCGGTGATGTGCGCGCGGGGGACCGACGAGAGCGGCACGGCGCCCCGCACCTCCTCCTGGACGAGCAGCATCGAGTCCTCGGCCTCAGCGACGCTCAGGAGCTTGGGGGTGCGCACCCCGGCGGCGCGCGCGGCGTAGGACAGCAGCGCGGCACGTTCGGTCGCCTGGCGCAGCGACACGACCGAACGACGGTCGATGCCCCGCAGGCGCAGCGAGCGCCACAGCCGGGACAGCACGCCGAGCACCTGACGGTCGCCGTCGAGGACGACGACGTCGAGCTGCTCGCCCTCCACGGTCGTGAGCTCGTAGACGCGGTGGTCGGAGTAGCGGGTCAGGGCGCGGGTCGCGGGCTGCATCGCGGCCGCCGTCGTGGCCGGCGCGTCGTCCGGTGAGTCGCTCTCGAGCAGGTCGTCCGGCACCCGGACCAGCCGGACCGGGTCGAACCCGGCACGTCGGACGCCGTCGACGAGACCGGTGCCGTACGCACGCTCGGACTGGACCCCGGACAGGTACCGCACCCCGAGGCCCGCGACCCGTCCCAGCAGGATGGCGACGCCGACGCCCGGGAGGGAGACCTGGGCGGTCACGACCACGACGCCGACCGCGACCCACAGCAGGTTCCACGACCACACGACGGTCCGACGCCGGGCGCGCGGGCCGGTGGCGGTCAGCAGGCCGGAGATCAGCCCCATGAACCCGGGGATGGTCAGCACCGACTCGCCGGCCAGGCGGACGGACAGGCCGCCGACGAGCTCGGTGGACCCGAACGTCGCGACGGCCCAGCCGACGGCCGTGCAGAGCAGGATCGCCCCGACGGCCGCGACGAGCGACTCGACGAGCTGCCGACCGAGGCGGCGGAACGCGAGCTCCATGAGCACCGCGACGGGCACGAGGATCGTCACGGCACCCTCGAGCACCGCGACCGGCACGTTGAGGATCTGCCGGAGGATCGACGCGAACCCCTGGACGTCCTCGGCGACGCCCGTCGTCGTGTTCTGCGCGTAGGTCGCGAGGACCAGGACGAGCACCGTGGCGATCGCCGACACCACGACCCCGACGAGGTCGCTGGGGTGGTGCACGCGGACGGCCGGGGTGTCGAGGATCTCGACGTCGCGCACGCGACCGACCTGGATGCGGCCCGACTCGACCATCCCCGCGGAGGGTCCCGGCGGGGTGTCTGGGCCGAGCCGTTCGGGCGTCGGCGAGTCGGGCATACCCGCGAGTGTAGGCAGCCGCACGGCTCAGGAGAGGCCCAGTGCGGACCGCCACGCGGCCGGGACGAGCGCGTAGCCGACGAACGCGACCACGTCGAGGAGCATGTGCGCGACGACGAGGGGGAGGACCCGGCGCCGTCGGCGGTAGTACTCCGCGAACAGCAGGCCCATCACGGCGTTGCCGATGAACGGCCCGAGCCCCTGGTACAGGTGGTACGAGCCCCGCAGCAGCGCGCTCGCGGCGAGGATGAGCGGCGTGCGCCAGCGCAGGTCGCGCAGCCGCTCCATCAGGTACGCGACCGCGACGACCTCCTCGACCAGCGCGTTCTGCAGCGCGGCGAGGACGAGCACGGGGATGGTCCACCAGGCCGCGTTGAGCGCCGACGCCTGCACCTGCACCGTGATCCCGAGGAGCCGCCCGAGCGCGTACAGCCCGAGCCCGGGGATCCCGATGACGGCCGCGAGGCCGACGCCGATCCCGACGTCCCGCCACGGTCGCACCGCGTCGAGCCCGATCCGCCGGACCGCGCTGCGCCCCTGACCCGACAGCAGGAACAGCGCCAGCGCGACCGGCACGAGCGCGAACCCGATCGACAGCAGCTGGTAGGTGAGGTCGAGGTACGGGCGCGGCGACTGGCTCGCGTTGAGCGTCGCGGTCTGCTGCGCGAGCGGCGGGCCCGCGGTGAGCCGGGCCGCGATGTCGACGAGCGCGTAGACCGCCGACCGGCCGAGCGAGAGCCCGAGCACGATCCAGATCTCGACGGTGAGCCGCCGCCCGATCGCGTGCTGGTCGGGTTGCGGCGTGCCGGTCATGCGCAGAGCCTAGGCGGCGCCGCCCGGTCACCCCAACCGGCGCCGCCCGGTCACGAGAAGCGGCGCAGCCGCAGCGAGTTGCTCACGACGAGCACCGACGAGAACGCCATGGCCGCGCCCGCGATCATCGGGTTGAGCAGCCCGAGCGCCGCCAGCGGGATCGCCGCGACGTTGTAGCCGAACGCCCAGAACAGGTTCTGCTTGATGACCCGCAGGGTCGTCCGCGACAGCCGGATGGCCTGCGCGGCCGAGCGGAGGTCACCGCGCACGAGCGTCACGTCCGACGCCTCGATCGCGACGTCGGTCCCGGTGCCCATCGCGAGCCCGAGGTCGGCGCTCGCGAGGGCCGCGGCGTCGTTCACGCCGTCGCCGACCATCGCGACGCGCGCGCCGTCGGCCTGCAGGCGGCGGACGACGTCGACCTTGTCGGCGGGCAGCACCTGGGCGAACACGTCGTCGGGGTCGATGCCGACGGCCCGGGCTGCGGCCCGCGCGGCGCCAACGTTGTCGCCCGTGAGCAGGACGGGGCGCAGCCCGAGGGCGCGCAGCTGCGCGATGGCCTCGCCGGACGTGGCCTTGACCGGGTCGCGCAGGACCAGCACCCCGCGCGCCGAGCCGTCCCACGCGACCATGACCGCGGTCGCGCCGTCGGCCTCAGCTGCCGCGAACGGACCGTCGAGCTCGTCGGTGCGGATCTGCTGCTCCGCGAGCCAGGTCGGTCGTCCGACGAGCACCCGGCGCGCCATGCCGAGACCCGAGTGGGCGGTGCGGACCACGCCGGCGACGCCGCGGCCCGGCTCGTTGCGGAAGTCGAGCACCTGGTCGGAGCCGATGACGACGCCGTCCTCACCGACGGACGACGCGTCGCCCGCGCTCGGTCCGGCTGCGGCCGCGACCTCGGCGACGGCCTGCGCGATGGGGTGCTCGGACAGTGCCTCGACCGCGCCGGCGTACCGGAGCACCTCGGCCTGCGCGGCGTCGGCGGACCGGACGCCGGCGGGGACCAGGATGTCGACGAGCGACATGCGGCCCTGGGTCACCGTGCCGGTCTTGTCGAGCACCACGGTATCGATCTGGCGGGTCTGCTCGAGGATCTCCGGGCCCTTGATGAGGATGCCGAGCTGCGCGCCGCGACCCGTCCCGACCAGCAGGGCGGTCGGCGTGGCGAGACCCAGGGCGCACGGGCAGGCGATGATCAGCACCGCGACCGCCGCGGTGAACGCCGCCTGCGTGCCGCCGCCGGAGACGAGCCACACGACGAACGTGATGGTCGCGAGCACGAGCACGACGGGGACGAAGACCGCCGAGATGCGGTCCGCGAGTCGCTGCACCGGTGCCTTGCCGGTCTGCGCGGCCGCGACGAGCCGCCCGATCTGCGCGAGCCGGGTCTCCTCGCCGACGCGCGTCGCGCGGACCACGAGGTGACCGGAGGAGTTGATCGTCGCGCCCGTGAGCTCGTCACCCGGCCCGACGTCGACGGGGACCGGCTCGCCCGTGAGCAGCGAGGTGTCGACCGCGCTCGTCCCGGACACCACGACGCCGTCCGTCGCGACCTTCTCGCCGGGTCGCACCGCGAACTCGTCGCCGACGTGCAGCCGGGAGATCGGCACGCGCTGCTCGGTGCGGCGCCCGTCGGGCCCGATGACCAGCAGCGCGACGTCCTTGGCGCCGAGGTCGAGGAGCGCACGGAGCGCGTCACCGGCCCGACGACGCGACCGGTGCTCGGCGTACCGGCCCGCGAGCAGGAACGTGGTGACGACCGCGGCCGTCTCGAAGTACAGCTCGGGGACGGTCATGCCCATCCCGGCGTCCCGGGCCGGGAAGAGGGTCGGCGTCATGCGCAGGCCGATCTCGCCCGCGCCGCCGAGCACGAGCGCCCACAGCGACCACGCGGTCGCCGCGATGATGCCGATCGACACGAGCGTGTCCATCGTCGAGGCTCCGTGCCGTCCGGCGCGCACGGCCGCCTTGTGGAACGGCCAGGCAGCCCACGTCGAGACGGGCAGCGCGAGCACCGCGACGACCCACTGCCACCCCGGGAACTGCAGGGCCGGGATCATCGAGACGGCGAGGACGGGCACGGTGAGGACCGCCGCCCCCCGCAGCCGCCGGCGCAGGTCAGTGCCGCGCTGGTCGGTCGGGGCCGAGGTGTCCTCGTCGGGCTCCATCTCGTGGCCCGCGGGCATCGAGTGGCCCGAGAGCGCGTGCTCGATGGGGTCCATGCCCATGTCGTCGTGCATGCCGGGCATGTCGTCGTGCATGCCGGGCATGGCGTCGTGCCCACCCGGTGTCGCGTCGTGAGCGGTGTGCGGGTCCGCGTGCTCGGTGTGGGGGTCCGCGGGCGCGTCGGTGGTGGTTGGGGCGGCCGTGAGCGACCGCCGGGACAGGACCCGCGCGTCGTACCCGGCCTTGCGGACCGCGGCGACGAGGGTGTCGTCGTCCGCGGGGGTGCCGGCGTCGTCCGCGAGCAGCTCGACGTGAGCCGTCTCGAGCGCGAGGTTGACGGTCGCCGTGACGCCCGGGACCCGGTTGAGACGCTTCTCGACGTGCATGACGCACGACGCGCACGTCATCCCCTCGATCGCGAGGTCGACGGTGGCGACGGGCAGGTTGCCCTCGGTGCGGACGACGCCCTCGGTCACAGCAGCGATCCCTTCGGGGTGAGCGCGTAGCCCGCCTCGTCGATCGCGGCGGCGATGGCGGCGTCGGTCAAGGGCTCGTCGGAGACGACGGTGACGGGCGAGGAGCCGCCGTTGACGAGCTCGATCGACACGTCGCGGACGCCGGGGATCGCGGTGAGCTCGGTCGTGACGTGCTGGACGCAGTGGCCGCACGTCATGCCGTCGACGGAGAAGGTCGTGGTCTGGCTCATGGTGAGTTCCTCTCGAGGTGTTCTGGTGTGCGTGCGAGCGTGCTGGGTCAGCTGCGGACGAGCCGGGCGATGGCGTCGGCGGCCTCGCGGACCTTCTCGGCGCCGGCCTCGGGGGACGTCCGGGCGGCGTCGACGACGCAGTGACCGAGGTGGTCCTCGACGAGGCCGATGCTCACGGCCTGCAGCGCCTTCGTGACGGCGGAGACCTGCGTGAGGATGTCGATGCAGTAGACGTCCTCGTCGACCATGCGGGCGATGCCGCGGACCTGGCCCTCGATGCGGCTCAGCCGCTTGAGGTAGTCGTCCTTGTTGTCGGTGTAGCCGTGCATGGCTCCTCCGTGGTCCGTCGGGCGCGGTCGTCGTGCCTCACCCGCTCCAACGAAGGTACCCCCCAGGGGTATTCCACGCGCGGGGACAAAAGTCCCGCATCCGTGGCCCGCTGCCGTATCTGCGCCGGTTCGTCCCCTCCTCACCTGTATCGACCGCGCGCCGGTGCGCGGTCCATGCGGAGAGGTCAGTGCGATGAGGGACGACGTCATGACGTTCGGGACCCAGGACCAGCGCACCCAGACGTGCACGGTCCCGCCGAGCCCGGAGCTGCGAGACAAGTGGCGCAAGGACCTTGCGTCCGTCAACAAGAGTCGCGACGCCGCACCGGCGCTGCGGCTCGCCCGCGAACCGCACCCGCTGGGCTTCAACGACGGCGTCATCGTGCCGCCGGAGGAGTTCCCCGCGGGCACCCCGTTCGCGGCGATCCGGGCGACGGCCGCCGACCGTGCGCCCCTGCGCGGAACGGTGAACGTGGCGGTCGTCCTCGTGGACTTCTCGGACAAGACGATGACGGCCACCACCGCGCACTTCGACGAGCTGTTCTTCTCGACGGGCGCCCTCCCGCACGGGAGCGTCAAGGAGTACTACTCCGAGGTCACGAACGGCCTCGTCACGCTCGCAGGCACGGTCGTCGGGCCGTATCGGATGCCGCACACGCTCGCGTGGTACGCGAACAACGGCTCCGGGATCGGTCTGAACGGCACCGCGTTCCGCTCCCCGCAGCTCGCGCTCGACGCCGCCAACGCCGCGAACGCGGCCGTGGACTTCACGCCGTACGACAACGACGGCAACGGGTTCGTGGACGCGTTCATCGTGGTCCACGCCGGGCAGGGCGCCGAGGTCACGGGCTCGAAGGGCGACATCTGGTCGCACAAGTCGGTCCTCGCGAGCGCGCTCGCCGTCGACAGCACCAAGATCTACGGCTACCTGACGATCCCCGAGGACGCCAAGATCGGCGTCAGCGCGCATGAGCTCGGCCACCTGCTGTTCGGCTTCCCCGACCTGTACGACACGGACTACTCGTCCGAGGGCATCGGCAACTGGTGCCTCATGTCGGGCGGCTCGTGGAACGGCGGCGGCGCGCAGCCCGCGCACCCGAGCGCCTGGTGCAAGGTCAACCAGGGGTGGGTCACGACGACGGTGGTCACGACCAACGGCACCCTGACGATCCCGGCGGTCGAGTCGTCGCACACCGTGTTCCGGCTGTGGAAGGACGGCGCAAGCGGTTCCGAGTACTTCCTGCTCGAGAACCGTCAGCCGATCGGCTACGACGCCGCACTGCCCGGCCCGGGCGCGCTGCTCTGGCACATCGACGAGACCCAGCCCGGCAACACCGACGAGAACCACTACAAGGTGGCGCTCATCCAGGCCGACGGGAAGCGGGACCTCGAGCTCGACCACAACCGCGGCGACGCGGGCGACCCGTTCCCCGGCTCGGCCACCGTCGTCACGATCGACGGCACGACGACGCCCGGCACCAAGTCCTACGCGGGCGCCGACACGTGCGTCGCGCTCTCCTCCATCTCGCCGTCGGGCGCGGTCATGACCGCGAACGTCCGCGTGACCTGCAAGTCGGTCCTCAAGGACCTCAAGGACGCGCGCAAGGAGCTGAAGAAGGACAGCCTCAAGGACCAGCGCAAGGAGATCCGCAAGGAGGTCTTCAAGGAGGTCAAGGAGTTCCGCAAGGACACCGTGAAGGACGTCAAGGAGGCCTTCAAGGACATCAAGGACCAGCGTGAGTACAAGAACGTCGTCGAGTGGCCGGGCTGGAACCGGCCCGGTGGTGGCGGTGACCCGCTCGGCGGAGGCGCCGGCGGTGGCGGGTTCGGGGGTGGCGGGTTCGGTGGCAGCCCGGCGCAGGGGTCTGCCCTCGAGGACCGCCTCGCGGCGCTCGAGTCCGTCGTCTACGGCGAGTCCGAGGCCGGCGGCGACTACGGCGCCGGCGGTGGCGGCGCGGACGCCGGCACCGGACCGTTCATCGACCAGACGCTGCGACCGGACCTGATCGGTGCGCCGGGTGCGGCGACCGGCGACGCCGAGCTCGCGGCCCGGATGGCCGAGGGCGACCCGACCGCGAAGCACGAGTTCGACACCCCGGTGCGGTAGGAGATGACCGCGTCCGTCGTGCTCGTCGTGGCCGACGCCGCGGACCTCGGGGCTCGGGCGGCGGCGCGCGTCGCCGCCCGGGCCCGCCCCGAGGTCGACGTGCGCTGGGTGCCCGGCTACGCGTGGGACCGCACGCGCTGGACCCACCGGGTCACGTCCACGGGCCGGGCCTCGACCCGGCTCACCTTCCCGGCAGGGTTCGGCGAGCCCGTGGACGACGACGACCTCGCGCTCGTCTGGTTCCGGACCGCGACGAGCGTGCCGTCGGCGCTGCGAGGTGCCTCGGCGGCGGACCGCGACTACGCAGCCGCGGAGACCCAGGCGCTCGCGGTCAGCTGGCTCGCCGCGCTCGGTGACCGGGTGGTCAACGCGGTGACCGGCGACGGACCGACGGGGCCGGCCTGGTCGGGTGCGCGGTGGCGGGCCGAGGCGAGCACGGCCGGCCTGCGCGTGACCGACGGGGTCGCCGCGACGTCCGCGCGGCTCGTGCCGGGATGGTCGGGCAGCGCGTGGGACGCACGTCGTCCGCACGACACCACGCCCGAGGTCGTCCGGCGAGTGCTCGTGGCCGGACGGCGGGCTGTCGGCGCGTCGGGAGTCGCCGAGGCGCGGGGCTGCTGCGCGCTCGCCGAGGCGGCCCGCTGCCGCATCCTGTCCGTCGGGTTCGACGCCGCGGGCGGGGTCGTGGACGCCCAGCCACTCGCCCCGGTCATCAGCCCCGACGAGATCGCGCTCGCGGGCACGTTCCTCGCGGAGGTGGCGTGATGATCCTGGTCATCGGGTACGGGGACGACCCGGCCGTGCGTCGCGTCGTCGAGGCGGCGGGGGACCTCGGTGTCGAGCACGTGCTCGTCGACCAGCAGTCCCACCCGGTCGCGGACCTGCGCCTCGATGCCGACGGCAGCGGCTTCCTCGAGAGCGGTGGCGCGCGCACGCTGCTCGGGGACGTGGACGGGGTCTACGCGAGGCCGCTCTCCCCGGTCCCCGGCACGGACCCGCGCGAGAGCGAGCGCGGCCGCCTGCTCGTCGAGCTGCTGCTCGGCTGGATGGACGTGGCCCCGTGCCGGGTCGCGTCGCGCCCGTCGGCGATGCACTCGAACGCCTCGAAGCCGTACCAGGCGCAGCTCATCGCGGCCGCGGGGTTCGCCGTCCCCGAGACGATCGTCACCGACGACCCCGACGAGGTCCGGGCGTTCGCCGCGGCGCAGGGGGCCGTGGTGTTCAAGTCGATCTCGGGGATCCGGTCGATCGTCCGGGTGCTCGAGGGGTCGGCGCTCGGCCGGCTCGAACGCGTCCGGTCGCTGCCGACCCAGTTCCAGGCGCTCGTGCCCGGGACGGACGTGCGGGTGCACGTCGTCGGCCACGAGGTCTTCGCGACCGAGATCGGGTCCGACGCGGTCGACTACCGGTACGCGGGTCGCGACGGGCTGACTGCCGCGCTCACGGCCACGACCCTGCCCGACGAGATCGCCGACCGTTGCGTCCGCCTCGCCGCGACGCTCGAGCTCCCGCTCGCGGGCATCGACCTGCGCCGCACCCCGGTGGGGGACTGGGTCTGCTTCGAGGTCAACCCCATGCCGGGCTACAGTTTTTACGAGTCGCACACGGGGCAGCCCATCGCGGCAGCGCTGGTGCGTCACCTCGCCGGGAAGGCGGACTGAACCATGGTCGCTGTGAGGGAGAACCGCACCGAGATCGACGGTGTCGTGCAGTCGGTGTCGTCGGTCGGGGACGACGACAGCCGCCTCGAGCTCGTCGTCCAGGTCAGGCGCTCGGGGCCGGTCGAGGGGTACCCCGACATGCTGACGGCCAACCAGCCGGCCGAGGAGCCGTGGGTCCTGCTGGTGCACCGCGACGAGCTGCCCGCCGAGGACCTCACGGGGTGGCGCGTGCACGGCTGCGCCGCGATGGCGGGACCGGGGGTGCTCCGGCTCGTCACGACCGACCCGGCGCCCGAGCTCGAGCCGCCGGAGGGGGACCCCGGCGACCACGATCCGCCCGGCCGCCCACCGCAGGACCGGAGGCGGCCGGACGACGAGCCGCCCCGGCCGCTCATCGAGCTCTGAGGTCCGAACGGGCGGTCGTCTCCCCCCCCGACTGAAGCGAGGACGCCGATGCGGAAGATCGTGCTGTGGATCGGGGTGTCGATCGACGGCTTCTTCGAAGGCCCCGACCGGGACATCAGCTGGCACCTGGTCGACGAGGAGCTGCACACCTACTTCAACGACGAGCTGCGGAAGATGAGCGCGTTCCTCGGCGGCCGCGTGACCTACGAGCTGATGGAGGACTACTGGCCGACGGCCGACGCCGACCCCGACGCACCCGCACCCATTCGCGACTTCGCGGGCATCTGGCGGGACACCCCGAAGGTCGTGTTCTCCCGGACCCTGGAGCACGCCGGACCGAATGCGACGCTCCGGCGCGACGTCGTCCCCGAGGAGATCCGGGCGCTGCAGGCCGAGCCGGGCGGCGACATGACGATCGGTGGCCCTGACCTGGCCGAGACGTTCCGCCGGCTGGACCTCATCGACGAGTACCGGCTGTACGTCCAGCCGGTCCTGCTCGGCCGGGGCAAACCGCTGTTCCGGGACGCGGACCAGCGAACCAGCCTGAACCTGATCGAGACCCGGACGTTCGGGAACGGCGTCGTCATGCTGCGGTATGGGCGAGCACGGAGCTGAGCTCGGTGTGCCTCAGGACCTGTGGGTGCCGGTCAGACCGGAGACGATCGCGACGGCGTCGTCCCAGTACTTCGCGTAGTACTGCGGGTCGGCGTTGCGCTGCACGGTGTGCGCGACGATCGTCGGCGCCACCGAGTCGCGGCCCTGGATGCCGGCCAGCGCCGTGAAGAAGCTCGTCGCGCTGACCGTCGGGTTCATGCGGTCCGCGTAGCTGCCCCACGCACCGTTCGCGCGCTGCTGGAAGAGCCCGCGGCTGTCCGGGCCGGCGGCGTCGCCGTGGTCAACCACACGCAGCGACGACTCGCCGATCGCGGTCATGACGCCGATGGTCTGG contains:
- a CDS encoding dihydrofolate reductase family protein is translated as MRKIVLWIGVSIDGFFEGPDRDISWHLVDEELHTYFNDELRKMSAFLGGRVTYELMEDYWPTADADPDAPAPIRDFAGIWRDTPKVVFSRTLEHAGPNATLRRDVVPEEIRALQAEPGGDMTIGGPDLAETFRRLDLIDEYRLYVQPVLLGRGKPLFRDADQRTSLNLIETRTFGNGVVMLRYGRARS